A stretch of DNA from Candidatus Poribacteria bacterium:
ATCTTGAGGACAACGCTGAAGCCGCAGCACTTATCGCTTCGGAGGCATTGGAGGGAAAGGCACGCGGACATAACGCCTATAAGATCAAAGTAGGTCGTGGTGCGATGCACATGCCTCTTGACAAAGGAACACAGCGGGATATTGATGTTATCCGTGCTGTGCGTGAGGCTGTCGGACCCGATGCTACGATATTGATAGATGCAAACAACGGTTACAACCTTAACCTTACGAAGCAGGTATTAGGCGGGGCTGCCGATGCAAAAGTTTATTGGATGGAAGAGGCGTTCCACGAGGATGCTCGCGTTTATAGTCTCTTGAAGGAATGGCTAAACGCGGAGGGTTTGGAAACCCGTATTGCGGATGGCGAAGGAGGTGCCTCACCGCACCTTGTGGATTGGGCAAAAGATGGGCTCATCGACATCGTCCAATACGATATTTTTCACCCCGGTTTCTCACGCTGGCTTGAGTTGGGACCCGAATTGGATGCATCTGGCGTTGGCACGGCACCGCATCACTATGGCGGCTACTATGGCAATTTCGCCACCTGTCACCTCGCAGCGAAGGTAGAGCGGTTTGAGTTCACCGAGTGGGATCATGCGACGACTCCGGGTATAGATGATTCCGGTTATTCCGTGTCCAACGGTTATGTAAATGTGCCACAAAGTCCTGGTTTCGGGTTGAATATAGAGGAAGGCCCTTACCAAAAAGCGCGTGAAGAGAATGGATTTGATGTTCGTGCGTAGTGTGATAACTGATACCGCCGTGTCGCCCAAACATCTCGCTTTTCACAATGCCGATGCGGAGGGGTTTCGGCAGTTGGAGGTCAATTGATGCGCTGGAAGGCATTTTTTTTAACGATGTTTAGTTGGCGCAAGTTGTCGATATTTTCGGAATTCCCGGTGGAATCCCTTATATTTTTTATTGGTGCGGCGGCGGTGGTGATTCTCATTAAGCGGTGTTAGTCCTGATTGAATGAATTTTCTCTAAACGTAGTAGATTGCAAAAGACTATAAGGGAAAGAAAATTATGGCGTATTTAACAGCAGCAGACAAAACATTCTTTAAAGAAAATGGCTATCTGGTTATCCGCGGCGCGCTGGAACAGGAAGCAATTGATGCCGCCCTTGACAGGCTCTGGGAAGAGTTGGAAGAAGATAGGAACGACCCAGAGTCTTGGATTCGTAAAGGTTATCGTACGGTGCCTGTCGGTGGTGAAGATGTTATCGCTGGCACAACATACAATAACAGCGTTTTCGCTATGGCAGAAGAACTCGTCGGCAAGGATAAATTGAATTCGAGTGGTGGTGCGGGGCCGCATATCAATTTTCCGGATCCAGACAGAGAATGGCGCGAACCCAACGGACATCTTGACGGTTACCATACGCCTACAAACGGTGTCCCAAAAGGGGTTGTCGGTGCGTTCACACTCGGCGCGACTGTTTATATAGACACCGTTGAAAAACAGGGTGGCGGATTTACCGTCTGGCCTGGGAGCCATCGGATTTGGGCAGAATATTTCAGACACCACGACCTTGATAGCCTCCCCGGCGGTATTGCTCC
This window harbors:
- a CDS encoding mandelate racemase is translated as MENVRIERIEWARLTGERPRKAGCNSRLGEHGLHVRPPIARLTTTDGVSGFGFSSISREKAEAIVGFQLSDAFNAESGVTEEFRMLEYPLWDLVGQLAQKPVYAMLSGQNGAFRAPCYDTSLYIDDLHLEDNAEAAALIASEALEGKARGHNAYKIKVGRGAMHMPLDKGTQRDIDVIRAVREAVGPDATILIDANNGYNLNLTKQVLGGAADAKVYWMEEAFHEDARVYSLLKEWLNAEGLETRIADGEGGASPHLVDWAKDGLIDIVQYDIFHPGFSRWLELGPELDASGVGTAPHHYGGYYGNFATCHLAAKVERFEFTEWDHATTPGIDDSGYSVSNGYVNVPQSPGFGLNIEEGPYQKAREENGFDVRA
- a CDS encoding phytanoyl-CoA dioxygenase family protein, encoding MAYLTAADKTFFKENGYLVIRGALEQEAIDAALDRLWEELEEDRNDPESWIRKGYRTVPVGGEDVIAGTTYNNSVFAMAEELVGKDKLNSSGGAGPHINFPDPDREWREPNGHLDGYHTPTNGVPKGVVGAFTLGATVYIDTVEKQGGGFTVWPGSHRIWAEYFRHHDLDSLPGGIAPFDLGPSYEFTGEGGDVCFWHHQMSHTAGPNCGRNVRMALISRYRRKDLDEIKFETPNDMWKYWDGIS